GTTTAGCGGGTTTAGCAGACATGATAAACCACTGCCAAGGAGCATTATTTGTTCTAATGTAGCTTGTTAACTAAACTCAAATACATATTGTAAGGAGCTTGGTACTTGATGCAGTGATATATGCTTTAAAGCGTTGAACGGTATTTGGCTTCTCTCTGTGTGAGGTGTTGGCGGGGCGATGGCTCTAAAATTGCACTGTGACCAGTCGCCAGGGGCCAATTAGAACCGGTATCTTATCCTGATATCAGAgatgatatcaggataaGGGCGACGAGATTTATCCGATATCCGATATATATCATATCGGATATAGCAGGATAGCAGACATGATATCAGGATAGCATATCAGGATAGGCAAGTCTGTTGTGCGTGGGGTGTTCCGCTCGGTGGTTTGTTCCACTCGGTGGTGGAGTACGTTAGGAAAATCTTAAATGTAAacgaccaaaaaaaaaaaaaaaaagactgTGCATGCGTTGGAATAGTGTCCGTGAAGAGGCCGTCCAAATCGTTATGAAAATGAAAGTCGTTGCTATGTCGCGTGTTGGGTGGGCGTCACTTTAGAGCCTAAGATGTCTCTGCTCTTTTCCCCTGCCTTCGTTCGCGCCTTTCCCGGTATTGCATTGTGCGCTTTGCAGCTGTGGAGAGAATGCTAGTATTGCGGGGACATGTCCTTGAGCAAGATCATGGATCAACTTACCCCAgattcggaacttcgcgactagcagttcgaagtaccttcgaagtctcaaggcgcggcggatcatatagagctgggaaagccagcgcgtatcgttatctagcactaccgagacggggctttttgaccgtattttcggatcgtccgacatggatatgtcgtactcttgaagttctttcaacaggtatgtcagtctgtccgatcgatcaacatccacgacgaaattatggagcttcccaaccggccctttctgtcgccaaagttcgtattcggcttcagacagcgcttctgcaccagaaagttgttcttcgaacgcgtctgtatccttcccgaacagtagtgccttcgcagacagattgactatatggccgaagcagcggcctcgccttcgagcgccattgaagccgagctttttgccaatagcctcaagtgctgtgtcgttgttctcggcattgtcaagggtaaaatacccaatattctcctcgatgccaaaagcctcgatggtataaaggacttctgttgcaatgttgttccccgaatgtctgcggacttcggggaccccgaggaacttgcggatttggctCTCCCCCTCCACCCAATCGCGCGACGTCGCGCGACCTTGGGTGAGCAGGGTGAGCCCTGTAGGTGTGTGTCGCGCGGCTGGGTGAGCCAGGCACCCGCGCAGCGAGAAAGGTGGGCGAGGCCGCGCTCCAATTGGCCGCAATCTTGCGACCTCAAATATcaaccttttccatcttttctTATGCCCACCTCATTTTCATACTTCATCATATCGCGGACGTGTATCTACACCAGATCTGTGTTGGAGAGTTGATCAATTATTACTACCGCTAGTTATCATGTTAGCTAatctcctcatcaacttCGCTAATCGATTTACTTCATATACCTCTCCTGCGTGAACGCACGCGTATGGGGAACAATTATTCTCGCGCCAAGTCACAAATGGTCCGCGACCGATTTGACATCATAGATGCCACGGAGAAGAGAATGAACCTCAGCCCTTGGATCATTCACCACTTCACCTGCGTGTAACATACTGGTCGCCTAGCTGGGCGCGCTTGACGCGGTCGGACTCGCGAATCATCGACCTCGAGGTACTCGGAGGCAggaagatggatggaatgTTTTTGTCATCAAAACTCATTATTGGCTTCTTGAATTATCTTGCCTGGATTCTTATGCAGTCAGGTTTCAGTCGCAATTTATCACAGGGACATGGTGATAATCTATTGGATATaagatgtggtggtgtgaAGCCCGGCTGCCTCGTCAGATTCCTGGAATCGCGTGATCCAGCAGATCAAACACGGATTCGGGCCGTCTCCTGAGCATTTCTCGACAAAGGGGCTAGATTCTTGCGTAGCCGTTGCAACAGAGCCAATTCCCCGCGTGAAGGATGTGGTATCGTCGTGTGTATTTTCACAGGATGAGAAACCTTATTTGAATCCACTGTACATGTCTCTTGGTTGATGACAAGTGCCCAGGATGCACTGACGGCTGTACGGCCTGCGAACCAGAGGTGATCCGCATCTTCTCCGTTGGTACCGCGTCTACCAAGTCTTCGGAACGAGATATTAGGCCGGAACATCGATATTCCACACTGTATGTATGGAGTTCAGTGTAAACGTGAATGAATGACGTAGTGCTGGATGGTCTGATGGATTGAAACGGGCGTTTGGAGAAAGAAATGGATGTATTCGCAGAGTACTCATCAGGGCAGTGCCATAGGCCAGAGTACTTGTGGTGCGGATACTATCACATATAGTAGTACCTATTATAGGGCAGAGAgatgaaaaagaaaggatCCTCTTAGACCCGAAGTAGCATGCCATGATAAGAATAACGAGGTGGAATTACGATGGTAGGTTaggctgcagcagcttgacgatggcctcgtgccccttCTCGACGGCCCGCGACAGCGGTGTCCGACCATCGGCATCTTTcgactcgacgtcggcgcccttgtcgaggagcagcttgacgatggcctcgtTCCCCTTCTTGGTGGCCCGAcacagcggcgtctgaccgtCCCTATCTTTCGACttgacgtcggcgcccttgtcgaggagcagcttgacgacggctTCGTGCCccttctcggcggcccacgacagcggcgtctgaccgtGGCTACCTTTcgactcgacgtcggcgcctttgtcgagcaacagcttgacgacggcctcgtgcccctCCGCGGCGG
The DNA window shown above is from Pochonia chlamydosporia 170 chromosome Unknown PCv3seq00015, whole genome shotgun sequence and carries:
- a CDS encoding restless-like transposase (similar to Metarhizium robertsii ARSEF 23 XP_007826348.1), yielding MSFDDKNIPSIFLPPSTSRSMIRESDRVKRAQLGDQLRPIGARPRPPFSLRGCLAHPAARHTPTGLTLLTQGRATSRDWVEGESQIRKFLGVPEVRRHSGNNIATEVLYTIEAFGIEENIGYFTLDNAENNDTALEAIGKKLGFNGARRRGRCFGHIVNLSAKALLFGKDTDAFEEQLSGAEALSEAEYELWRQKGPVGKLHNFVVDVDRSDRLTYLLKELQEYDISMSDDPKIRSKSPVSVVLDNDTRWLSQLYMIRRALRLRRYFELLVAKFRIWDLEESTIIQYVLDLDSRSFPPRLCGVRDMANRLLADRDGAPVGPRWASNFVKRQQELSTRFTRRYDYQRALCEDPKIIGPWFELVRNTIAKYGIHDDDIHNVDETGFMMGMISTTMVVTSSERRSKPSLAQPGDREWVSVIQSINSRGETIPPFIIVAGQYHLSNWYEVNVGHPLTGHTHLPDTPTYRTLISSSFNTTTPAFQPRFLA